AACATCCTGGATGGGAAACACACAACGATGAAGCCGAACGTAGCCGCGATCGGTATAATCACAAACTGGAAAGCATCCTTACCCAGTATGGAATAACAAGCGAAAGTGAAGCTCTGTCTGGGAATATTAGGATACTAGGCAAACGCTTCACACAGCGAAATGAGATCTACGATGCCAAGAACATCATAGGGGTCAAAGTACGACAACTCAGAAATGCAACGAGAAGATCATTCTTTGAAGAATTCGGCGAGAGAGAAGAATATTCGGATGAGTGTCTTGCAAAAGCATCCGCATGGTACATAACTACCTACAACCACCCAGAAAGAAAATATCTCAGTTTTCCATGGGTTGTTTCAGATGTCCTCTGTGAGGTTCGTAAGCGCAGTCCCGCTGCTGCGGAGATCAGCGTTCCCTCAATCATGCGGCGTCTCAGTACGGAAGCAGAGATTGGCGCATACAGTCAACGGGCAGACACTGATAGACTACGCCGAATAATTTCATCTGAGATGTTGGATGAGTCTCTACAAGTCAAGCGTAACCAAGATCTGATCATCCAGTATATGCAAGCAACTCCTTGGATACGGCCAACCGCAGGAATATTAATAGAGTGGCGCTCGAAGCAGGCTTTAAGAAAGGTAATTCACAAGTGGGAACTGTTGATCCTCTTGCTGGGATACGCCATTCACAATGGTCTTATTCCCTCTGTTCCCCGTGGTGTCAACACATCTCTGACGTCAGAAGCTTTCCGCTTCAACCAAAGTCAACCACTGGCAATCAATGACGATGTGGCAATGAAGCTGCTAGTGGATTTCTTTTCCTTCTGTGGAAGCAGAAAATTTCATTCCAGGGAATTCCGCCGAATTCCACATGGGTGCCGAGCCCCCAACCTATCTAAGTCACATCTTGACCGTATCTCGAGCGCTGCTGACAAAGCCTATCACAACCTAGCTCTTTGTGGTACAATAGACAGCATTCTTCAAGATAATAAGGCTAATACAGATGATGAGATCCAAGAGGAATCTAAAATCATCGGCAACGAATTGTTCAATTCTAGTGATGCTTGGTTACCGACTCTGAAGGAAGAATTCCCAACTGTAGAAGTGTCGATCAGAAAACTTGGGGGTCGCAATGCAAGATATCCTAATGCACTTGTTACCATCAAAGGCCCGCTCTCACAAGTATGTGAGGTACAAGACCGAATTGAAGAATGGGAAAGCGCCCCACCGCCTCGAGTTCGTAACGCTGATGAATTCCTCGCAAGGCTTTCCCTCCAGCACAGAGTAACACATAATTATTGACATATTGCGACTGTCGCCATTAaccccatactgcagttactgtccgttttcctatacacaatacacagtgctgtgctctcaccattgacgcgtgacctctacaaatagtgtatgttagaagtataggttaacgtgtgaaaaataaccggccgatatttaaagtattctctgaaattctagaaaatattgttttgtaacatgtcctaaatttttagctaatttaggtgtttggaaatattcgcactttggtgttttagtgtatgttatatactacgccaataaagtatccttacactcggaaaaataatcacaatttcaaaactgaacaatattggagtaaatttgtttttttaatagctgtactatctaatcctgcacattatgacaccacattgaatccaatgtgacttcaagaagtaaagttacaagcaattgaatagacgaaggtccagttttaaaagtgacaaactggcctataggcgcaaaaagattccaacaagcgaaataaagagacagcacagtttcttcaatgaagcgttatttaaagcagtttttatttcagtttttgcttctctgtactgtaactttcattttatttgtcagttcttttgtttcactttTCTttggttccttttgttttaaattaaagccaaacgcataaattagccattcaccactctcaaaccagatgtctagtctgtggagttttgtataggccagtttgtcacttttaaaactggaccttcgtctaatcaaatgtttgtaactttgcttcctgaagtcacattggattcaatgtggtgtcataatgtgcaggattagatagtgcatctattaaaaaaacaaagttaccccaatatggtttagtttggaaattgtgattatttttccaagtgtaaggatactttattggcgcgtgtgtgaaaaataaccggccaatattaagtattctctgaaattctagaaaatatagttttgtaacatgtcctaaatttttagttaatttaggtgtttggaaatagtcccacatttgtgttttaggaaggatatgttaacgacagataacaccaaaaaatatgaagaaattatttccaaaccgtgttaagtcaacaaccattatgtttctcattttcaagaatgctggttaacaataagcagactattgtctcatttcgtgaacaaaggcccacatagtattgttacctcgcgtttgctttataatcggttacccaactgaaactataataccagttcattgcaataccgcacaggtaaaacagaaacatgtgtagtgtggatttaaccagagaagatctaatttaatcagttgagctgttttcaatgagtgttatcttggtttaatagcttttaatggggtttatgtcctgcaaaggtcgtggtgaattctactgtagacatgactgcatcatgcacgaTCATGACAGCTATACGAAtgtttaaaggatgtctccggcaatcgcAACATAGttacattatgccttatatgttagaaaaaataattatcaagcacgaatctcATGGTTTTATTTGTGAAACTCACATTGcctataaaaacgaataaaaacagccggctctcaacacgcgatgttCAAAAAATCCtgtgccgaaattgtctagttcaatgacgtcatggttacttgtgctcaattgtcgtcagccttcattgtattactgggacgcgcgtcattgcactggacaatttcggcgcccggatattttgaatatcgcgtgttgagagacggctttattaattcgtttttatggtcaatatgaatttgtttcaaataaaaccacgtgactcgtgcttaataattaattttctatcatgtAAGGCATAGTGTTGTGATTTCCGGAGTCATCCTATAAGTATCCGAATTCTAATATGGCAATTGAGCCAGTAgccttttggcgggaaaaggttaaATATCAAACTTTATATTTCTAACTTTCTCAGATTGTGTAAATAGCTATACCAATGTTCTTTCCTAGTAAGGACTTCGAAAATGTATAGTAGAATGTGCCATTCTTGAATTATTAACAAACAGGTCAGCGGCCAATTCTGAACTCTGAGAGTCACTGCCTTTGTAATCATTTTGGTAATAGTAGATTGTACATTGTAAAATCATTTATAGCGTTTAAACAATAATTAATGTTTATTTTGGGCCACTGAATAAATTACTGTTGTTCGATTTTGAAACAGAATTTTAATTTTAagaagtttttaaaatatttacacgATGTTGTTTACTTCAACTGTTTAAGTTTTTTAATTGTTCTCATTTCTGATCAAAATTAGGTCTATGTGTAACAAATGTGTATAATTGTGTATGTATGGTACGCTGTGGGTTGGCGGTTAAGTGTGTTATTAAACACAGGAAAACAATAATAAGGATAAACATAATATGGGAAACCTCCGTGTAACAGTGGACACTCATCAAGACGGTCTTTCTAGATCTAAAACGGCTTATATATGGGTGGGAAAATCCAAACGATATGAGGTCAACAGTATTGGTACttgacacccccacacacccctaccacAACACCCTCCCCACACGCGCACCATAATGGGATCGGGCCTTCTTCCCAATAATATGTCGTTCCGTTATTTTACTTGATATTTTTCATGCTTTCTTAAAGAAAACTTTAAAAGGGGTATTTTTTGTGATTCTATGGCATATAAATAATAGATATCCACGACAAAAGTTACCGTCTCCAAAAATTCCTTGCGCCGCCACTGATGATGGTGCCAAGATTGTACAGAACAAAGATTCaagattgttttatttttctacaACTCATTTTAATATATATACGATTGTATTAACTTCATCTTCAGTAGGAGATTCAAGATTGGAAGCAGTTATTTTGTTCCATGTTGCTATTAATGTTAATCGAATAGGTACATTACTCTTAAAATGTGAAATGGTTGTTTGTAATTATGATTATCAAACCTGGGTTCattataataaaaacaattaaaacacTGGCTTTGCGGTATTGTGTTTCTGTTGTACAATTTGTGATTTTTGAAGCACTGGCTTGGTGGCCTAAACCCCTTCCTAACCTCCCATCTCCCCACAAATCCGGGTAAGTCAGATACTATACTACgcttgtacgtttgctaaataatcgcatgcgggtgattgtcctgcgcattttgacacctcaatcactactctacgacactcctgagaaaaggtcgaaaaatgaaaattgcaaaaaggcctattcaagttttcagcataaaagaacacaaaaaacaaaaaacatgcagatgacattttttgtttaattgctgagcaaatttcaggcatcatactgccgcttccaacttcacttgagattaatcagtctttcaatactttgtgtgtccaccgttggcttcccttagggacgcaccattagattctcaggggggcatgggagtttgggtcaggcagaattttttttattccgccgaaggcggcggaatttttttttttcgcctccgagagcacccaattttattttttcgccgccttcggcggcgaagtattttttttttcaattttaatgtaaatttttatacaaagttgggtgggggaaatttttttttttttactcatcagtgaggcaaaatttttttttcgtctcactagtgggcaaagtttgtttttttcgtctcactagtgggcgaagttttttttttcaaaaaactcccatgcccccccctggaaatctaatggtgcgccccttacagcagccacgctgcgtctccaaggggttaagatcagggcttctggagggccactcaggtgtctcaattccttctgcttccaggaatgcagctgtaatcatgacctgttttgaatcccttttccaaatccatctctcacaacgtaaatgtcttagtacccactcacctctgtctttgatcattcatctgcacaatacgcaaaggattatccaacatacatcaattaaaatgctttaaattaaaattgaaaaggcgagAATAATGATACCgccttggatcagtgaatcagctctaaagccattgaataggcttctttgcaattttcatttttcgaccatGACcttgtgttacttaaacattcatatcttttctcaggagtgtcgtagggtagtgattgaggtgtcaaaatgcgcaggacaatttcccgcatgcgattatttagcaaacgtaccaAATTGGACGCTAGATtgtaatagtgggtaaattttctaactataaagaaactttttttgcgtagtttacgTGTCGCGTATGAGCCGAATTCCACAATGGTCAGGGGATCATTGACATTACCGTATTCAAGGTATCCCAACTGACAAGTATTGTTGTTCGTTCATGTTGTTACGTTACTTTAGAAGGGTGTATTACCATTAAGATCCTAGAATTTATCCATTTTAACACAACAACAATTGCGATTACGATAAAAGTACCTTCGACAACGTACAGCCcagcaaacgtttaaatgttgggttatataaagggaatatttgaatatttttgaaacattCAAAATATATCTGAAAACTacagaaaaaatgtttgccaacaaatgTCTTGCAGtatcattttgacaacatttttaaaattaacgTTTTTATGTCCtatgtataattatttaaaaatgctTTTAACGTTTTTAGTTTTGCTTTTGGTTATTTTCTTTTTCAATGTGTGTTTACTGGGATCGTGCTcctaccaagcaaacacaaaacgttttcgacattattcgcaaaaggtttaaACAGGTTAccagaaaacttttaaatgtcgggttatataatagggtattggcaaaaaaatgtttgcaaacaattttacaataacattttaaaaacattttacaaatattttgtatatttttgtagtgtgttttcatacaaaacgttttaaaacgttttcatgacctttatataacccgacatttaatgttaataaagcatttttaccaaaaccaaaaacccaaagtATGACAcgtataaaacgttttgtgtttgctgggtaaccgaGTGAGCATAGTACTGGTTATGTACGGCAACATAACTTTATTACGTACAGAGGAATTTGGTTGTAGTACGTTTTCTGACCCTTAGAGCCCACAAAGCCGCTGGGTTCCAATATTCAAATGGTTGTTCTTAGTGCATATCATGATGGCActgccggggttcgaacccacaacattGCGATCATGAGTTGAATTGAAAACCGAACCTCCTACATAAGTTGATGTGTCTGAGCACACATACTATTCTAAAGCGTCTGAGTGTACGTAGAATTGGGTGTGAAACGATATCTGGCCCGGGACAGATTTTACCACCCAAGTGTTAGGTCCTTTCACTTTCGTTCTTCCTTGTACCACACTAGTTGTACTGAAGCGGTAGATATACATTTGGTCAACATGGTGCTTCCTGCGTGATGATCTCTTTGTGGAATATTCGGAATGGAACCGGGAGCCTTTTCAGATCAAGGTTGATATTCAAGAGATGACTCATCTAATCTATAATATGACTGCGATAATATATTGGACACTATGCATACATAAATGCCGAATGTTCAAAAGAGATCTAGTTTGTACGATTTATACTAGGAAGACCAGTTTGTAGACCTATTTGCTTAattcagttttcaaaatgcctcttctgcctAAAATAAATGGGTAAGGCTCCAGGCTTTCAGACTCAAAATCAGAAAATGTTGAACTTTCAAGTCACCTTATAGTTTGTCATAGTAATCTGTACTATTACCAGTACTAAAGGTACTAATGCTTTGAACCATGATATAGGTGACTGGTCCTGCACGTAGGATATCATGACTAGCAGGTACCCCAGCTACGTTGCCGTCCTCATCAATATCAGTTATTATCGCAGTATTGTCCCTGGCTTTGAAACAGCATAAGAGACAACATAGCAGGACCACCCCTAGGAAGAATAACAAGTACCATATGATAATCTGTGCGTAGAAATAGTTGAATAAGACTTCGTCGCAGTAATTGTCGTCCACAGGATTGTTACTTCGGGGCTTGTTGTGTGTATCCACGTACCATACTGTACCTGTATGTAAGCGAATGTAAGAAGAAAGTCAATTTGCATTATTacgtataaaatgaaaactatacATTTCGGCCACCTTGTAAGTTTATATCAGGGACAGGACTAGTGATGCCGGGCCCCGGGGTCGGGCCAGTGACAGAAATCCTAAAATACTGTATCTGTTGCACTTGGACCAATTAGTCGCGCTATTAGTCGCATTCCTGGATTTATCAAGATAGCGAAATGCTGGCTACCAAAGATATCTTAAAATGGATAGAACTTGCTATGAATTTTGAAAGGGCGCAGAGATTTCAAAACGTGTTGGATGTGATTAATTGGAGATCTGGTGTTTTTCTTCTGACGATGTATTAGCAATCGATCGGGCAAAGTATTCGCACATATCTGACTACAGTTGCGGTATACATTAAGGGTGGTTTGTGCAACAGCAATGAAAACCTCTGAATTGCTTATCGGAAGAGAAAATTGCTGAAAGGAAGAGAGGAAAGAGCGTTAAAAATTAACCATACCATCTTTCTTGAATCATCGCAAAGATGGAGAAAAATTGACTACTATAGGCCACAGAATATCGCCAGCCAGTCTTTCTTAGATACCTATTATGTTATGTTGTTTGGTAAGACGTTGCCTTTATAAATTGTTTTTGTCATTATTGTGACTATAGCTACCTACCTGTGATAATCCAAGCTACAAGGAACACGTTGATTAGCCACCCGATAACTGAAAGGCAATAACTCCACAGTTGATCCTCCGATTGTTCTGCGCGTGTTTGACAATTGCTGGTCAATCCATAGGCAAGAGTAACAGACCCAAGAACGATGAGAAATACTGGTATCTTGGGTTCCAATGGACAGTCCCTCATAGCACCTGGGAGGAAAGTATGAACAATGACGAGTTAAACTGTCGACGTCggtttcctttttcttttttaatgcgACTGTAAAATCTCTTTTCTTaacaatatcaaaaagtacaaaatataggGCTCTGCTAAAAGCGCTTGGTCCTAATAGGGAATTGAGTGAAATTGTGGGAGGTGCGCAAATTGCGACCATACCTCTCAAATCTTGAAGCAATCTTTGTCCGTTCATTTTCAAGCAGCCTTTCAGCAAACCTATACGACAGTACTTCTCTCTCCTATCAGACTCAGAGTAACAGGGATCACGATATGAACTGTAATCTCTTCCCAGGATTGTTGTACTGTCTCTCTATTGGATACGCTCAATTCGTTTGGATTGTTTAACTGAAATGCTCGACTTACATAACCAAAGTAAACGACACGCAGCTCAtcactataatttttaagaatgtTATAAATGACACTGGCCTATGTGAAGTATGGCAGTGGTTCTATAGCGATTCTCAAGTCGCCAGCCTGGAGTTTGTTCTTACTGAAGCAAATCTGGAGGATCTGATATTTGGAGGGATTTAACTTGAGCAAATTACCCTACGACCACTCAGTAAACTGATCAAAACCTGGAAGGTTGTGATCTATTTACATTCTCTTCAAATATCTGGTGGTCCAAGTAATTTTTAACAACCAAAAGTAGAATTTTAGCGGCATCATTTATGAGAATTTGGAAACAAATGGGGCAAATTGGAACACAAACCCATAGAACCCACAGACTCGCGGGCGGATTATCTTATCAATATTGGATGGTATGATCGACTAAGTCAAACGCATTGGAAAAATCTGTTATATGACCAGAGTTCCAACACTGTGACTTCCTTCTGACCCTTGATGTGAATGACGAATAAGGTTAAGAGGGTAATGGGATGTCGACACCTTTAACGTTGCCAATATGGCGTTATCATTTTTATGTTGTATATCATCGAGTATCAACGCCGCAGCAAAACCTTCAGCAAAAACAGAGGAGAGTGATACTGGTGTCAATAGTGAGGACTGTTATTTAGGAAATAGAACAACTAACATTTGTTTCCACTTCTTGGGAACTTTACTTTCTGAGTAGGAACTATTTATATATCAGTCAGACTCGCGCAGCTCACAAGCGAACTCTTTTAGCAGTCGAGATGGAATTTGATCAGGACCCCTCAGCTTTGGGCTACTTCAATTTGCCAAGCTTAGCCAAAACTTTCCACGGATACAACAAAAGTGGTTTTTCAGCTGGTAAGTAAATGGGCAGATGACTCAAATTTAAAAGACCCTCAgagatatgtgaccgtacagcacgaatgagccgtaaatgtcctcaattgtattctgagttacagtgtaaaatgggcatgaaggtcatattcataggtatttcaatttggtgctacgtgtatctcattaaatgaagtacacgtagcaccaaattgaggtacatatgaatacgaccttcatgcccattttacactgtaactcagaatacaattgaggacatttacggctcattcgtgctgtacggtcacatatgagcaAACTTTGCAGAATTGGTGGCATTAGCTCTACCTTTCAAGTCAGAATCCTCAATACCAGGGATAACTAAGCTGAACTCAATTCTACTGGAGTTGGTAACAACTTTCATTTGTTGGTGTCATTTTTTACATTCAGTTAATGTTATCCCTTTCCTATTAGCATGGTAGGACGCTTTGGCCTTTTTCATTTCACGTTTGACCTGGTTTTCAGATTACTGATCAATGCAGCAATGAATTACATGTTGTCAACTGATGCGCTTAGACTTATGGTAGAATAATACAAATGCA
Above is a genomic segment from Amphiura filiformis chromosome 17, Afil_fr2py, whole genome shotgun sequence containing:
- the LOC140138315 gene encoding uncharacterized protein, which translates into the protein MGALKACAACFGALVVFLIAAGIGFALPITSIVLGAMRDCPLEPKIPVFLIVLGSVTLAYGLTSNCQTRAEQSEDQLWSYCLSVIGWLINVFLVAWIITGTVWYVDTHNKPRSNNPVDDNYCDEVLFNYFYAQIIIWYLLFFLGVVLLCCLLCCFKARDNTAIITDIDEDGNVAGVPASHDILRAGPVTYIMVQSISTFSTGNSTDYYDKL